AACGCCATTCAAACAAATCGGATTTGCCCCCTATCAGGGCGATGCATGGACGGAGTACTGGATGCCTTTTGCTGGGATAGGCGAACCGAAAGGTTTTCAATTATCTGCTGCACTACAGGTGAAGCTAGAAGCAAAAAAACTACTGTTGACCGTCGATCCCAAACGACCGCTACAGGACAGTATCTTTGCGCTTGATAGTAATGGTATGATGCTGGGGGGAAACTATCTGTCCGCTCAAGTGGGTGAAGTAAAACACATTGCTTTGGAACTAACAAGTGAAAATGTTCCCTCTTATCTCAAAATAGGGAAAGATTATTTTGATTTAAAACAGAATGAGCTAGCTGCAGCATTGAATCGACCTACTGGATCAAATAGTGGAGCAGCGATAGATAGCAATCAAACCAAACTATTTGAAGTGCGGGACTTACTCCGGTTTAGGCAATATGGTGTAGCGGAAAACTTGTTAAATAGGTTGATGGAAAAGCAAGTCCCCAAATCGGATTTTTTGTTGGAAAAAGCCAAACTTGCTTGGTTCAGAATGGATTATAGGCAATGTTATGACTATGCACGTCAGGCATTGGCGATTGATACATACCATGCTCCCGCTAATTATTACTATGGTCTGGCTGCGATTAAGTTGGGAAAGACACATGATGCTTTGGACGGATTTGAAGTTGCCTCCTTAGATCCTACATGGCGTAGTGCTGCTTATCTACAGCTTGCCAAGTACCATTATCGGATTAAGCAGGATGAGCCCGCGCTCGCCTATGCTGAAAAGGCGATACTGGCAAACGCCTTAAATATAGATGCACTTCAATTGCAGCTGCTTATTCAGAAGCGAAAAGGAATAACGTTGGATACGGCTTTGTATCAACGCATTGCTCAATACGATCCTTTTAATGCCTTTATTCAATTTGAAGAGAAAAATGAGGTGTTATCAAGACAGGAATTCGCTTCGGAAAAATGCTTTGAACTGGCTATTTGGTATGCCGATCTACACGAATATAAACGTGCTACTACCATACTCAGTAAGAATAAACCGCATACGGAGATGCTATTGTGGCTGGCTTGGCTGACCAAAGATGAACCTATAGTGAGCAAGGGCTATCTAACACGTGCCGCAGCAAGCAGCCCCGCCTTTGTGTTTCCTTTTCGAGAAGAAAGTGAACTTGTGTTTGAATGGGCAGGAGAACAGCTCAGAAACTGGAAAGTAGCTTATTTGAAGGCCTTACTTTATCGTTTCCGAAATCAAGGGGAAAAAGCGAAGCAACTATTAGATGCTGTGACGACTGAACCGTCGGATTTCGGTGCTTACTTTGCCCTGAAATCCAGTCTTGCGGAAGATAAACAGATCGATATGTCTATTACAGTTATGCGACAAGCGGTAACCACGGAGCCAAATGAATGGCGATACGGTCTTCGTTTAGTTGAATTATTAAATAAAGGAAAACGGTATGACCTGGCGCTTCAGGTCAGCACGAAGTATCGCCAAGCATTTCCAAAGAACTATATACTGACCTTGGCACATGTACGGACTTTGTTGTTGAATAAAGAATATCAGCGCGCTGAAGCTGAATTGCAAAAGATCGAAATCCTTCCTTTTGAAGGGGCAACCGAAGGACATAACTACTATGTACAGACCAAATTAATGCTGGCCTATCAATACCTGCAGCAAAAAAAGTATAAGGAAGCGAACCTGAAGGTGGAAGAGTCAAGAGC
The window above is part of the Sphingobacterium sp. ML3W genome. Proteins encoded here:
- a CDS encoding DUF5107 domain-containing protein; translated protein: MKKWIVILLLGNCMLTVLAQQPARISEVKKRYTTYPFSDPDPIASPQKLYPYFRFDGFTNTAIEKEWKTVILENDYIRVQVMPEIGGKIWSAYDKVGKRDYIYNNGVVKFRDIAMRGPWTSGGIEANYGIIGHTPNTSTPVDYLLQKHADGSVSCFVHAFDLLSRSNWTMEIRLEKDKGYFSTRSFWSNSNAVEQPYYTWMNLGVAAGEDLKFLYPGNQYIGHDGDAHPWPIDDKGRDLSNYRENAFGSSKSYHVLGAHSKAFGVYYRGHDYGMARYALREDKLGKKIFLWSQAGDGQIWEKLLTDQSGQYVEIQSGRLFNQNVPSSSLTPFKQIGFAPYQGDAWTEYWMPFAGIGEPKGFQLSAALQVKLEAKKLLLTVDPKRPLQDSIFALDSNGMMLGGNYLSAQVGEVKHIALELTSENVPSYLKIGKDYFDLKQNELAAALNRPTGSNSGAAIDSNQTKLFEVRDLLRFRQYGVAENLLNRLMEKQVPKSDFLLEKAKLAWFRMDYRQCYDYARQALAIDTYHAPANYYYGLAAIKLGKTHDALDGFEVASLDPTWRSAAYLQLAKYHYRIKQDEPALAYAEKAILANALNIDALQLQLLIQKRKGITLDTALYQRIAQYDPFNAFIQFEEKNEVLSRQEFASEKCFELAIWYADLHEYKRATTILSKNKPHTEMLLWLAWLTKDEPIVSKGYLTRAAASSPAFVFPFREESELVFEWAGEQLRNWKVAYLKALLYRFRNQGEKAKQLLDAVTTEPSDFGAYFALKSSLAEDKQIDMSITVMRQAVTTEPNEWRYGLRLVELLNKGKRYDLALQVSTKYRQAFPKNYILTLAHVRTLLLNKEYQRAEAELQKIEILPFEGATEGHNYYVQTKLMLAYQYLQQKKYKEANLKVEESRAWPSQLGVGEPYPDEKNEILADWLAAYLQKKMGNSTSETNLLQQISQRKQSKNKYESLLQQAAIQQLANRGVTVSSGEAAPLIDQSNAVFFDQIQKDNLTAYWQELIRRIYFELDQRMF